The Bacteroides ovatus genomic interval CGAAATCGCCAATGACGAAACTATATAGGGTAAAGGGAGTCTTCTCCGGCTTTACGACAAAGAAATTGTAACACCAAGGCAACTGCCAAAGAAGCAGGAAAGCGATGGTTACATATAATAGTATGGTACTGAAACGTCTCATTTCTCAATCTTTTAATTTTTAATCTTTAATTTTTAATTGTTTAGTCCTGCTTTCCGGCCTTAAATCGTACGATAGAAAGCCACGAGAAAGAAGCTGTCAACAAAGTATAAACCACTAAATAAGGGAGGAACTTGTTGTATGCTTCCGGTGTGGGCGACAGAAAGAAGATCCGGAGTAACAATACAGCGATAATGAGATTCAGAATACGACGTTTCCATGCCGGTTCAAGGCAGATCCATGCGACGAGCAGGTAGCCGGAAATCCCGGCAAGATACCACGTTAAAGCGGTGAGCAATATGTGGTTCTTCAGTTCATGGGCAAGTATTCCGTTCAGGTATACTTCCATCAACAGGAAATTAGAAGCAAAACAGACAAGAATCAATATGAGTCCGGAGAGTAACATATTGCCCGTCATTTTTAGTTCCGGATAAGGCAGATGGAGAGTCAGTTTCAAACATTTGCGTTGCATCTCGGGGACAAACTGCACGATTGCCATCAGGATTCCGGCAATCAGGGGGATATATTGCAACATATCAATGAAGATAACATCGCGTTGCAGCATGACTTCCCATACATGAGCAGCCCCTTTCATTTCTACCACCCGGTTGATGCGAAGCATACAATAGCCTGTAAAACCGAGTGTGGCGAGCACGGCAAGCAGAAAATACCACCGTGTCTTTATCCATTCTTTATAAAATATAGCGTACATTTTTGAGGATTTATGATTTATGAATTATGATTTGTGGGTTACGAGTAGCCAATTTTTATTCTTAATTTAATCAGTATTTGCCTGTCAGGCCGATAAATGCATCCTCCAAATTTACCTGTTCACTATGAAAATTAGTGTAAGGCACTGACATTGATTTCAGTTTTGCTTCTGTCTCTGTCGGTTGCAGGAAGGAGAAGGTCTCCAACTGGTTTCGCATGACAGAAGGATGATAGAAATCATCAGACGCAGGAAGTTCATAACCTTCGGGAATAGTGAAAGTGTAGCGACGTCCTTTTTCCAGTAATTCGACGATTGGTTTCTGAATCAGTATCTTTCCGTAGTCCATGATAATACAGTCATCAACGAGTCGTTCCATATCCTGAATGATATGTGAGGTCAGGAAGACGGTTTTCCCTTCCGAGCGGGCATAGTCACGGAGATAGTCGACAAACAAGCGGCGGTAACCGGGATCGAGTCCGAGTGAGAAGTCGTCCAATACTAGAAGTTCCGGGTTTTGTGCAAGGATAAGTCCGAGGGCAACTTGTGAGCGCTGTCCGCATGACATACGTGAGATACGTTGTCCGGGAGCGACTTTCAACTTATTCATCAGTTCATAGTACGCTTCCTTTTTCCATTGACCGGGGTAGAAAGCTGCGTAGAATTTCTCTATCTCGGTGATGGTCATGAATTGATATTGCACATGACCTTCGATGAGCAGTCCGATATTGCGACGCAGAGCCGGTGCCATTGTCTGTATCTCCTGTCCGAAGATGCGACATTCTCCCGAACGGGGTTTCAGGTAACCGCTCAAGATATTGATAGTGGTGGTCTTGCCCGTACCGTTCTTTCCCAACAGTCCCAGGATGCGTCCTTTGGGTACTGTGAAACTAAGATTTTCGTAAATCAACCGTTTGCCGTAATAGTGCGTCAGATTGTTACATTCGATAATATGTTCCATTTGATTTTATCTGTTATTCTATTCAAAAGAAGAAAAGGAAAAGAATGGGAATCAAGATTCCGACAATGACTTCAATTCCTCCTCTGCCGATAATACCCTTATTTCCTTTCAGCATGATGATGCCGGAGAGAGTAATGATAATAAGAGCGATGGCGAAAATATCAGCAAAGTAAGTCCACCATTGTCCCGGGTTGTAATGTAAACGGGACATTGCTCCGATAAGCGGGCGGCGGGTGACGGATTCATATACCGCTTCTCCTGTCTTCACGTTTACCAGGAGATTGGAGCCGCCTTTCAGGAAGACTTTCATTACGTCCGTTTTCGGGAAGTAAAATTTGGTATAGTTGCCGGTTTCTCCCAAAGGTTCCAGTAGAGTAAGTACTTTCTCTTTACTCATTCCTGCTTTGTCCGGTAGCTTTTCCGCTATTTTATATTCTTTCCGCGTGATGGAGAAGTTCGGATTAATCGTATCACGGTGATTCATTACAATTCCGGAAATGGCATATATCAATACCATTCCGGAAAAGAAAAATGACAGGTCACGGTGTATGAGCCGGCTCCATTTACGAACAGTACTACTCCACTCCATACGAGTTGGCTTCCATAAAATAGAAAGATAAATACTCTTTTCCTGTTTCTGCTTTGCGGTCGGCTATTTTTGCGCGGAAGTCTGCGATGCGGGCTTCGGGACTGTTGGCTGTTTCGCCGCGTGCTTTCTTTTCAGAATCGCATCCGGCTTCACCGGTTCCGTGTTTTTCGGCAGCTTGTGCTTTGAGTTGTGCTTCCCAGTTCTGGAGGTAGGCTTCGTCAATGCGTTGTTCTTTCAGTGTTCCGGTAACACGAACGATGGAGTTCACGCATTTAGGATCGAATGCTCCCAAAGTGCCCGCTTCTACACGGATCACTTGGGTATCGTCGCTACCCATCAGGAAGATTTTCTTTGCGCCATGTTTGCAGGTATGTGTGCAGACGCCTTCAATGGTCACTTCTTGTCCTGCAAGGCTTTCGGCATTGGCAAGAAGAGAATCAATTTCCAAGGCGGAAGATGCAGACTGTTCTGTAGTCGCTTCTGATGCGCTTTTCTGTTGTTTGTTACCACATGAAGTTCCGATAAAAGTCATTGCCACGATGGCAATTGCGATTGTTAGCTTTTTTGTTTTCATTGTTATTGCTTCGTTTTTATATAGTTTGTAATCTGTTTTTCGTTTGTTTATAGCTTATCGTAGTTCGCCTTACGGGCGAGGGGGGTAGCCTTACTTGAAACTTTTAGTTTCCCAGTGTGAAACTGGTAGTTTCAAACCTTGAAACTGTTGGTTTCTCACCGAGAAACTAAAGGTTTCAAGGC includes:
- a CDS encoding ABC transporter ATP-binding protein; translation: MEHIIECNNLTHYYGKRLIYENLSFTVPKGRILGLLGKNGTGKTTTINILSGYLKPRSGECRIFGQEIQTMAPALRRNIGLLIEGHVQYQFMTITEIEKFYAAFYPGQWKKEAYYELMNKLKVAPGQRISRMSCGQRSQVALGLILAQNPELLVLDDFSLGLDPGYRRLFVDYLRDYARSEGKTVFLTSHIIQDMERLVDDCIIMDYGKILIQKPIVELLEKGRRYTFTIPEGYELPASDDFYHPSVMRNQLETFSFLQPTETEAKLKSMSVPYTNFHSEQVNLEDAFIGLTGKY
- a CDS encoding PepSY-associated TM helix domain-containing protein, with the protein product MEWSSTVRKWSRLIHRDLSFFFSGMVLIYAISGIVMNHRDTINPNFSITRKEYKIAEKLPDKAGMSKEKVLTLLEPLGETGNYTKFYFPKTDVMKVFLKGGSNLLVNVKTGEAVYESVTRRPLIGAMSRLHYNPGQWWTYFADIFAIALIIITLSGIIMLKGNKGIIGRGGIEVIVGILIPILFLFFF